The Streptomyces sp. NBC_00236 DNA window AGCGACTTCGGAAACGACTTCCGCGCCGACGAGGCCGGGTCCGACAGGACCTGGGAGGAATGGAACCCCACCGAGGAGTCCATCCGCCCCGTGCGCGGCAAGCACCGCGTCGCCAAGCAGCGCAATGGTCTGGCCCGCAGTTCCACCGTCCTCGGCGTCGGCGTCATCGCGGCCGTCGGTGCGGGTGGCATGGCCACCGCCCAGAGCAAGCCGCCGGTCTCCATCTCTCTTCCCGATTCCATCGCGGACAATCTCCCCGACGCCAAGTCCCTCCCGGGCGTCGGCGCGCTGTTCTCGGGAGAGTCCGAGTCCACGGCGGACAAGGCTGCGGCCGAGACCGCTGCCGCCCCGCTGACGACCGCCGGCATCACCACCGCCGAGGCCGAGCAGGGCACCACGGACGCCGGTGAGGCACTCCGCGCCCGCATCCTCCAGCAGGCCGAGCAGCAGCAGGACGCCGCCGACGCCGAGGTCAAGGCGGCTGCGGAGAAGGCGGCCGCGGAGAAGGCCGCAGCCGAGGCGAAGAAGCAGCAGGACGCCGCCGAGGCCAAGATCGCCGCCGAGAAGAAGAAGGCGGCGGAGGAAGCGGCGAAGAAGGCGGAAGCGCTGCGGCTCGCCAAGCTCGCCGCCAGCTACGCCATCCCCACCTCCTCGTACACGATCACCTCGACCTTCGGCGAGGCCGGATCGATGTGGTCCTCCGGCTACCACACGGGCCTCGACTTCGCGGCGCCGACCGGAACACCGATCAAGGCCATCCACACCGGCACGGTCAAGTCGGCCGGCTACTCCGGTTCCTACGGCTACCGCACGGTCCTGGAGCTGGAGGACGGCACGGAGCTGTGGTTCTGCCACCAGTCCTCGATCGACGTCAGCATCGGCCAGAAGGTCACGACGGGCGACACCATCGGACGCGTCGGCGCGACCGGCAACGTGACGGGCCCGCACCTCCACCTGGAGGTCCACACCCCGGACGGCACCGGCATCGACCCGATGGCCTGGCTGCAGGCCCGCGGTCTGACGGTCTGAGACCGTCTCCCTGGATGGTTCGAGGAGGGGCCGTTTCCCGAGGCCGGTCCGAGGCCGGTCCGAAGCTTGTCCGGGACCGTTTCCCAGGACGCTCCGAGAACGCCCCTCACGCCGGTTCTCCGGCCACGAAACCCCGGCAGCCCTGACGCTCACCCCCCGACGTCAGGGCTGCCGGTCTGTCTCCGTCCGCGTGCCGCACCTGTTCAGGATGCCGCGCCGCACCTGTTCAGAATGCCGCGCTGCACCCGTTCAAGATGCACAGGCCACGGAATAGCGGAGCCCGTGGAAGTGGTTGTGCCACCCATGACTTCTCTCCGTAAGCTCGGTTCCTCCAGCCTCCAGGTCTTCCCGCTCGCCCTCGGCGGCAACGTCTTCGGATGGACGGCCGACGAGGCGCAGTCCTTCGCGGTGCTCGACGCCTACGCGGCGGCCGGCGGCAACTTCATCGACACCGCCGACGCCTATTCGGCCTGGGTCCCCGGCAACGAGGGTGGCGAGTCGGAGACCCTCATCGGCAAGTGGCTCGCCGCACGCGGCAACCGCTCCGACATCGTCGTGGCCACCAAGGTCGGCTCACACCCTGCCTACAAGGGGCTCTCCGCCACCACCATCAAGGCCGCCGCCGAGGAGTCGCTGCGCCGGCTCGGTACCGACCACATCGATCTCTACTACACGCACTTCGACGACGAGACGGTCCCGGTCGAGGAGATCATCACCGCCCTCGACCAGTTGGTGAAGGACGGCAAGGTCCGCGAGATCGCCGCCTCCAACATCAGCCCCCAGCGGCTCCGTGCCTCGCTGGACTTCTCCGAGCGTGAAGGGCTTGCCCGCTACGTGGCCCTTCAGCCCCACTACAACCTCGTCTCCCGGGACACGTACGAGGGTGAGCTCCGGGACACCGCCGCCGACGCCGGGCTTGCGGCCGTCCCGTACTACGCCCTCGCCTCCGGCTTCCTCACCGGCAAGTACCGTTCGGGTGCCGCCGTGGAGAGCGCCCGCGCCGGGAGCGCGTCCACGCACCTGGAGTCGGAGCGCGGACAGAAGGTGCTTGCCGCGCTCGACAAGGTGGCACAGGAGCGGGACGCGGAGATCGCGACCGTGGCGCTGGCGTGGCTGGCCGCCCGGCCGACCGTCGCCGCACCGATCGCCTCGGCCCGTACGGTCGAGCAGCTTCCCGCGCTGGTGGCCGTCGCCGGACTGCGGCTGACGGACCAGGAGCTGACTGACCTCACCGAGGCCTCCGCCTAGCCCTTCTGTTGGCCGTATCCCTGCGGGTTCGAGTTCGGGTTCGAGTTCGGATTCGGGTTCCGGTGCGGGGGAGGGGACGGGGAGTAGAGCGGGTACGGGCCGGGGAGCGGGTGGTACGGCGGGTTCGCGTACGGCGGCGGGCTGTAGGGCTGCCCTGCATACGGGCGCGCGGGCTGCGTGTACGCCGGGTGCGGGTACGGCCGGTGTGCCGCAGGTGCGGAACGGGGGCGCAGACGGCCCGTGGCCTGCGCCGCGTAGGTCAGGGCGGGGCGGGCGGTTTCCTTGCGCTGCCACAGGTGGTGCAGCAACTCCCGCTCGCGTTCGGCGAAGTCCGGGCCCGCCGTGCCGCGGCGGGCCTGACGGCGCAGAAAGGCCAGTGAGGTCGCGAACGACTCGTACTCGGCCACCGCGCGGGCCGCTTCCCTGCCCCGGGCCTTCCCTTCCTTCCGCGCAGCGGCGGATATCGGAGGGTGGGCGTGCGCCGGACCATGGGCGTGCGCGGGAGCGTATGCCGGGTGGTGGGCGTGGCTGTGAGGCCTTCCGTACGGGGCTTCGGCCGCCGCTGCCGTCGCGCGTCGGCGTGCGATGTCCCTGGCCATGCCGCGGGCCCGCATCGAGGAGAGGGCGAAGGGCTCGGCGGGGGACAGCCAGCCGGCCGCCGCGTACTCCGGCAGTTCGATGCCAAGCATGCGCAGCTCGCGCAGGCGGGCCCAGATCGCAAGCCAGGTCACCAGCCCGAAGGCCGGGACCATGAAGGCCCCGTACACGGCGTAGAAGCCGTACGGGCCGAACGAGGACGACCCGTTCCACAGGGCGTGCATGCCCATGGCGAGGAGCAGCCCCAGCAGCGGAAGGGCGAGGCGCCGGACCCGCTGATGGCGCGCACTGCTCGCGGCGAGCCCGAAACCGATGCCGGTCAGCACGGTGAAGAGCGGGTGGGCGAACGGCGACATCACCGCACGTACGAAGAACGTCGCCGCGGTCACCGAGGCGAAGCCCGAGCCGAGCTGCTGGTCCTCGCCGAAGGCGTTGCCGAGATAGAGGATGTTCTCGGTGAAGGCGAAACCCGTCGCGGTGAAGCCGGCGACGACCACGCCGTCCACGATCCCGCCGAACTCCCGTCGCCGGAACAGGAAGAGCAGCAGCACGGCCGCCGCCTTGGCGCTCTCCTCCACGACGGGCGCTATGACCGTCGCGCCCAGCGTGTCCGCGCTGCCCGGATCGGCCGTGGCCGTGGCGATCCACCGGGTCGCGAAGGAGTTCGCGAGGATCGCGACCAGGGCGGCCGCGCAGGCGCCCCAGGCGAAGGCGAACAGCATGTTGCGCCACGGTCCCGGTTCGACCCGGTCGAGCCAGCGGAACGCCGTCATCAGCACCGGGACCGGCAGCACGGCCAGACCCAGCCCGACGAGGAACCCGTGCGTCCCCGTCTGGTCGCGGACCAGGGCGAGGATCACCAGGCCGCAGAGCGCCAGCACGGTGAAGACGGCGACGACGCGGAGCGTCCTGCTCCGCCACAGCATGCCGACGCGGCGCGGGCGGTAACGCCACTGGCTCCGGTCCGGCACAGCGGTCAGGACCTCGCCGCCGGCCAGCTGCTCCTCGAGCGACGGGACGGCCGGCTGAGACTGTCGCTGCTGCTGAACAGACCCGTCGGACACCCCACGACCCTAACGAGCGGCACTGACAACGGCCATGGCGCGTGGTCTGCTCCTGCGGCCGGCATGGATGGCGGGTGGTCCGGCCCTGCGGTCGACGGCCATGGCGAGTGGATCGCTCCTCCCACTGACTGCGGAAGGCCGGGCGGCCCCGGAAGGCCGCCGGCCCCGTCAGCGGCGGGCGAAGAGCAGGTCGTGCACCACGTGGCCCTTGTCCAGGCCCTGTCCCTCGAACCGGGTCAGCGGCCGGAACGCGGGCCGTGGCGCATAGCCGCCGTCCGCCGCCGTGTTCTCGAAGCGGGGATGCGCCGTCAGTACCTCCAGCATCTGCTCGGCGTACGGCTCCCAGTCGGTCGCGCAGTGCAGGACCGCTCCCGGCTTCAGGCGCTGTGCCGCCAGGTCGAGGAACTCCGGCTGGATCAGCCGGCGCTTGTGGTGGCGCGACTTGGGCCACGGGTCGGGGAAGTACACCCGCAGCCCGTCCAGCGCGTCCGGCTCCAGCATCTCGCGCAGCAGGATGATCGCGTCACCGTTGGCCACCCGGATGTTGGACACGCCGTTCCGGTCCGCGAGACCGAGCAGGTTGCCCTGGCCCGGCGTGTGCACGTCGACCGCGAGGATTCCGGTGCCCGGGTCGTCGGCGGCCATCTGCGCGGTGGCCTCGCCCATGCCGAAGCCGATCTCCAGGACCACCGGGAGCCCGTCGAACAGTTCGGGCAGATCGAGGACGCGCAGCCCGTCGATGTCCAGGCCCCACTTCGGCCAGAGCCGCTCCAGGGCGTCCTGCTGGCCGGGCGTGACCCGGCTGCGGCGCGGCTGGAAGCTGCGG harbors:
- a CDS encoding aldo/keto reductase, which produces MTSLRKLGSSSLQVFPLALGGNVFGWTADEAQSFAVLDAYAAAGGNFIDTADAYSAWVPGNEGGESETLIGKWLAARGNRSDIVVATKVGSHPAYKGLSATTIKAAAEESLRRLGTDHIDLYYTHFDDETVPVEEIITALDQLVKDGKVREIAASNISPQRLRASLDFSEREGLARYVALQPHYNLVSRDTYEGELRDTAADAGLAAVPYYALASGFLTGKYRSGAAVESARAGSASTHLESERGQKVLAALDKVAQERDAEIATVALAWLAARPTVAAPIASARTVEQLPALVAVAGLRLTDQELTDLTEASA
- a CDS encoding M23 family metallopeptidase, with protein sequence MASNKPAPEAPSRFRSEYGDDLAPRPATAFGTEYGADYATDYGTDRGSDFGNDFRADEAGSDRTWEEWNPTEESIRPVRGKHRVAKQRNGLARSSTVLGVGVIAAVGAGGMATAQSKPPVSISLPDSIADNLPDAKSLPGVGALFSGESESTADKAAAETAAAPLTTAGITTAEAEQGTTDAGEALRARILQQAEQQQDAADAEVKAAAEKAAAEKAAAEAKKQQDAAEAKIAAEKKKAAEEAAKKAEALRLAKLAASYAIPTSSYTITSTFGEAGSMWSSGYHTGLDFAAPTGTPIKAIHTGTVKSAGYSGSYGYRTVLELEDGTELWFCHQSSIDVSIGQKVTTGDTIGRVGATGNVTGPHLHLEVHTPDGTGIDPMAWLQARGLTV
- the trmB gene encoding tRNA (guanosine(46)-N7)-methyltransferase TrmB, with the translated sequence MSEPLNPSPATPGDAAAETDSTLPSGTLPTDPPAVGTNGTASTGADDAAPATAGIPDELRAAALDRARRLRQEPRFPGGPAADPAGSHHERRIRSFQPRRSRVTPGQQDALERLWPKWGLDIDGLRVLDLPELFDGLPVVLEIGFGMGEATAQMAADDPGTGILAVDVHTPGQGNLLGLADRNGVSNIRVANGDAIILLREMLEPDALDGLRVYFPDPWPKSRHHKRRLIQPEFLDLAAQRLKPGAVLHCATDWEPYAEQMLEVLTAHPRFENTAADGGYAPRPAFRPLTRFEGQGLDKGHVVHDLLFARR
- a CDS encoding PrsW family intramembrane metalloprotease, giving the protein MSDGSVQQQRQSQPAVPSLEEQLAGGEVLTAVPDRSQWRYRPRRVGMLWRSRTLRVVAVFTVLALCGLVILALVRDQTGTHGFLVGLGLAVLPVPVLMTAFRWLDRVEPGPWRNMLFAFAWGACAAALVAILANSFATRWIATATADPGSADTLGATVIAPVVEESAKAAAVLLLFLFRRREFGGIVDGVVVAGFTATGFAFTENILYLGNAFGEDQQLGSGFASVTAATFFVRAVMSPFAHPLFTVLTGIGFGLAASSARHQRVRRLALPLLGLLLAMGMHALWNGSSSFGPYGFYAVYGAFMVPAFGLVTWLAIWARLRELRMLGIELPEYAAAGWLSPAEPFALSSMRARGMARDIARRRATAAAAEAPYGRPHSHAHHPAYAPAHAHGPAHAHPPISAAARKEGKARGREAARAVAEYESFATSLAFLRRQARRGTAGPDFAERERELLHHLWQRKETARPALTYAAQATGRLRPRSAPAAHRPYPHPAYTQPARPYAGQPYSPPPYANPPYHPLPGPYPLYSPSPPPHRNPNPNSNPNSNPQGYGQQKG